The Methanobrevibacter millerae genome window below encodes:
- a CDS encoding transglutaminase-like domain-containing protein: MNEFLSETPSIDYNNSIIQEKVQELKNCSSDDADYIKRSYIFVRDEIPHSWDIGVDVVSKNASEALINKTGICWTKSCLLAALLRANQIPSGISYQLLTLAEDDSQGHMIHALNTVYFEGKWIRIDARRNNENSDVEFSLDKDYLIFEPRSEFGEIDYMDNNADLDERLVDILAKTESLFEIPTDLKF, translated from the coding sequence ATGAATGAATTTTTAAGTGAAACTCCAAGCATTGATTATAATAATTCTATTATTCAGGAAAAGGTTCAGGAATTAAAGAACTGCTCAAGCGACGATGCGGACTACATCAAAAGAAGCTATATCTTTGTCAGGGATGAGATTCCACATTCATGGGACATTGGGGTAGATGTGGTTTCAAAAAACGCCAGCGAGGCTTTAATAAATAAAACTGGGATTTGCTGGACAAAATCATGTCTTCTTGCAGCGCTTCTAAGGGCAAATCAGATTCCCTCAGGCATTAGCTATCAGTTGCTTACATTGGCGGAGGATGACAGTCAGGGCCATATGATTCATGCATTAAATACGGTTTATTTTGAAGGCAAATGGATCAGGATTGACGCTCGAAGAAATAACGAAAATTCAGATGTTGAATTTAGTCTGGATAAAGATTATCTGATTTTTGAGCCTAGAAGTGAATTCGGAGAAATCGATTATATGGATAATAATGCTGATTTGGATGAAAGGCTAGTGGATATTCTTGCAAAAACAGAGAGCTTATTTGAAATCCCGACAGATTTAAAGTTTTGA
- a CDS encoding M24 family metallopeptidase has protein sequence MHIENILKDLKKDDNQAYLLTQFTNIKYISNYMPTSFAFCIIKENPIIYASSMDMEIAKRDSTIEIKQYDKFETMINDLKEDGIKNLAIEPSLVYSTYEKLRDDFKIESKKYIEKERMIKEPDEIRNIEKATEIAQTAFKQLDITSRSETEDVLAFDLVKLMIENGASGASFDTILVSGSDTSLPHAVPQPKELETPILIDWGAKYNGYCSDNTRTIVYTEKEHEIFDIVKESHDKAINAIKPGLKCCEIDKISRDIIEEYGYGDRFIHSTGHSLGLDIHETPGFSLKDDTVIEEGMVITVEPGIYLEGEFGVRLEDTIAVEKRGRIIGDLPLIL, from the coding sequence ATGCACATAGAAAACATTTTAAAAGATTTGAAAAAAGACGATAATCAAGCTTATTTATTAACACAATTTACAAATATCAAATACATTTCAAATTACATGCCAACCAGTTTCGCTTTTTGCATTATAAAGGAAAATCCAATTATTTATGCTTCCAGTATGGATATGGAAATAGCAAAGAGGGATTCGACAATAGAAATAAAGCAATATGATAAATTTGAAACCATGATTAATGACCTCAAAGAGGATGGCATTAAAAATCTGGCAATCGAGCCGAGTCTTGTCTACAGCACTTACGAAAAGCTCAGGGACGATTTTAAAATCGAATCAAAAAAGTACATTGAAAAGGAAAGGATGATTAAAGAACCTGACGAAATCAGAAACATTGAAAAGGCAACAGAAATCGCTCAAACCGCCTTTAAACAATTGGATATAACTTCAAGAAGTGAAACGGAAGATGTTCTCGCCTTTGATTTGGTTAAATTAATGATTGAAAACGGCGCTTCAGGAGCATCCTTCGACACGATACTCGTGAGCGGATCCGATACGAGCCTTCCCCATGCAGTGCCGCAACCTAAAGAATTGGAAACTCCGATACTGATTGATTGGGGAGCAAAATACAACGGCTATTGCTCTGACAATACAAGAACGATTGTCTATACTGAAAAGGAACATGAAATTTTCGATATCGTTAAGGAATCTCATGACAAGGCCATTAACGCAATAAAGCCTGGCCTCAAGTGCTGTGAAATAGATAAGATTTCAAGAGATATCATTGAAGAATATGGCTACGGCGATAGGTTTATCCACTCAACAGGCCACAGTTTAGGTCTTGACATTCATGAAACTCCAGGATTTTCTCTTAAGGATGATACCGTAATCGAGGAAGGAATGGTCATTACTGTAGAGCCCGGAATCTATCTGGAAGGCGAATTCGGAGTTAGGCTGGAAGATACGATAGCTGTTGAAAAAAGAGGTAGAATAATCGGTGATTTACCGTTAATATTATGA
- a CDS encoding site-2 protease family protein, with product MFKFTASEIRDLIIAFIFISLSFSILYSGRNMAALQQIFPVVMIGLGLGFVLHELGHKFASMHYGYWAEFKLWPAGLILALVSSFFGFVFAAPGAVYTYAGSYLDEKTNGVISIAGPVVNIVLALVFLAIGVVIYDAAHYNTTMQFVFMVCYLGYSTNSYLAVFNMIPVWNLDGSKVLRWNVLVWIVTIGIAGIMTYLSMTIGAENLVRMILGY from the coding sequence ATGTTTAAATTTACAGCAAGCGAAATAAGAGATTTGATAATTGCATTCATTTTTATTTCACTGAGTTTTTCAATACTGTATTCCGGCCGAAATATGGCTGCTTTACAGCAGATATTTCCTGTCGTCATGATTGGATTAGGCTTAGGTTTCGTATTGCACGAACTGGGCCATAAATTCGCTTCAATGCATTACGGCTATTGGGCTGAATTCAAATTATGGCCTGCAGGACTGATACTGGCACTGGTTTCATCATTTTTCGGATTCGTCTTTGCGGCACCAGGTGCCGTTTATACCTATGCAGGATCATATCTGGATGAAAAGACCAATGGAGTAATCTCCATTGCCGGACCTGTCGTTAACATTGTCCTTGCACTGGTATTTTTAGCAATCGGAGTGGTAATTTATGACGCTGCCCATTATAACACTACAATGCAGTTCGTGTTCATGGTATGTTACCTTGGTTATTCAACAAACAGCTATCTGGCCGTTTTCAACATGATTCCAGTTTGGAATCTGGACGGATCCAAGGTGCTTAGATGGAACGTGCTGGTATGGATTGTTACAATAGGAATTGCAGGAATCATGACTTATCTGTCAATGACAATAGGCGCTGAAAACTTAGTTAGAATGATTTTAGGATATTAA
- a CDS encoding TfuA-related McrA-glycine thioamidation protein — protein MVKIIIYGGLSLSFDESKEILDSHDDVEVIYERPIKRGDLGQALKQNPDIIGIIDGVFHQNSSVGHKEILNVIDRGITVVGSSSMGALRASELDTLGMKGIGYVYEQYATGKVASDDDVAVMLDSATLESLSEPLINMDYVFSNAVDENVITQKQRDELIQIAKSTFYPKRNYAQTLSESSLDGDTKSRLIDFIRTSKDIKKEDAKALLEYIVQLIE, from the coding sequence ATGGTTAAGATTATAATATATGGTGGATTATCGCTTTCCTTTGATGAATCCAAAGAGATTCTGGACTCTCATGACGATGTTGAGGTAATATATGAAAGGCCAATCAAAAGGGGAGACTTGGGCCAGGCATTAAAGCAAAACCCAGACATTATAGGAATCATCGACGGCGTTTTTCACCAGAACTCATCAGTGGGACATAAGGAAATCCTTAACGTTATTGACAGAGGCATAACCGTTGTGGGATCATCCAGCATGGGCGCTTTAAGGGCATCCGAGCTCGATACTCTTGGAATGAAAGGCATCGGATACGTTTATGAACAGTATGCAACGGGAAAAGTCGCATCAGATGACGACGTTGCAGTAATGCTTGACAGCGCCACTTTAGAAAGCCTATCCGAACCATTAATTAACATGGATTACGTCTTTTCAAATGCTGTTGATGAGAATGTCATAACGCAAAAGCAAAGGGACGAATTAATACAGATTGCCAAATCCACTTTTTATCCTAAACGAAACTATGCCCAGACATTGAGCGAATCATCATTGGACGGGGATACGAAATCCCGACTCATCGATTTTATACGCACTTCCAAAGACATTAAAAAGGAAGATGCAAAAGCGCTTCTTGAATACATCGTCCAGTTGATTGAGTAA
- a CDS encoding YcaO-related McrA-glycine thioamidation protein translates to MTSKEIKYFKGTHRIIPPSQTIENNEDKCKIAGITRITEITHLDRIGLPVFSAIRPTSQDGSISVYGGKGISVEHAKASAMMEGFERYSAEKQDENTVTGTIPEISSKGDIIDIESLNLPKDFNKSNMESINLEWNIAHDLISGKDYYVASNAIYHPYVNEDNSVFSLFKSNTNGLASGNSLEEAILHGIFEVIERDAWSIFELTHKNSKQIDLKSIESETVNEALSKFSENEINIKLMDLTADINVPTIAASADDTLLKDAGLLTLGIGTHLDPEVAILRALTEVAQSRATQIHGAREDTVRADFARTAGYERMKRINKHYFQEEDVKISLSDIENRSTDSITKDIDIVLDELKANEIEHVLYYDLTRPELNVNVVRVVIPTMEVFSIDPSRAGYRFLRV, encoded by the coding sequence ATGACATCAAAGGAAATCAAATATTTTAAAGGAACCCACAGAATTATTCCTCCAAGCCAGACAATTGAAAATAATGAGGACAAATGCAAAATAGCAGGCATTACGAGGATTACCGAAATTACACATTTGGACAGAATCGGACTGCCTGTTTTTTCAGCCATCCGCCCAACATCACAGGACGGATCAATTAGTGTTTATGGGGGCAAGGGAATAAGCGTGGAACATGCAAAGGCATCAGCAATGATGGAAGGCTTTGAGAGATATTCCGCCGAAAAGCAGGATGAAAATACAGTTACTGGAACAATACCTGAGATTTCCAGTAAGGGCGATATTATTGATATTGAATCTTTAAACCTGCCCAAAGACTTCAACAAGTCAAATATGGAAAGCATCAATCTTGAATGGAATATTGCACATGATTTGATAAGCGGAAAAGACTATTACGTTGCCTCCAATGCGATTTATCATCCCTACGTTAATGAGGACAATTCAGTCTTCAGCTTATTTAAATCCAATACAAACGGTCTTGCTTCAGGAAACAGCCTTGAGGAAGCCATTTTGCATGGAATCTTTGAAGTCATTGAAAGGGATGCGTGGAGCATCTTCGAGCTGACCCACAAGAATTCAAAACAGATTGATTTAAAAAGCATTGAAAGTGAAACTGTTAATGAGGCGCTTTCAAAATTCAGCGAAAATGAAATAAACATCAAGTTAATGGATTTAACCGCAGACATTAACGTTCCAACGATAGCAGCATCCGCCGACGATACACTATTGAAGGATGCTGGGCTTTTGACACTTGGAATTGGAACGCATCTTGATCCTGAAGTGGCAATTCTGCGCGCATTGACTGAAGTGGCGCAAAGCAGGGCAACCCAAATTCATGGGGCTCGTGAAGATACTGTCAGGGCAGATTTTGCAAGAACCGCAGGTTATGAGCGCATGAAACGTATCAATAAGCATTACTTCCAGGAGGAAGACGTTAAAATCAGCTTAAGCGATATCGAAAACAGAAGCACGGATTCAATCACAAAAGACATCGATATCGTTTTGGATGAGCTGAAGGCAAATGAAATAGAGCATGTCCTATATTACGACCTGACCCGTCCCGAACTTAATGTAAATGTCGTGAGGGTCGTTATTCCTACAATGGAAGTTTTTTCAATTGATCCGAGCCGTGCAGGATACAGGTTTTTAAGAGTATGA